The sequence CATGGTCGTCATTGAAATTGGAAATGACAAATTTTATTTCTTCAGACGTTACGGAAGAACAAAAGAGCTAACAAGATCGAACAATATGCTCATCAGAATGATGGGAGATCGATATGAAAAACTAGTAGAGCCAACTTTTCAGTTTGATGACAAATTTGATGCAGCATACTACAACGGATACCTATATAGCTTCAACAAGGCAAATTTTCAGTATATATTTAGATACTACATCATGCTTAGACAAGCAGCTATACATTCTTTAGATACAATCTCCGCACTTATTCCGTTTGCAAATTTTGAAGAATTCAAAGCGTGCTGTCTCGGACACACACAAAAGCAAGAAAAACTTCGAAACATTTTACTTAGGCCATACATTAATCACATCAACATGGACGACATCAAGCGAACCATTGAAGAACACTCGCTAGTAGTCGAAGTCATAATGGATGGCGGCCAAGAAAAAATTGTCTTTGATAAATCCAACAAATGGGCCATCCTTCATCTTCTTGATGATGCCTACGTAAAATCATCAATGGCAAGAAAAAA is a genomic window of bacterium containing:
- a CDS encoding DUF4868 domain-containing protein, with product MSHKEPFRKLTRIPNIDNNNATISVALASFEEDDPNPIYRSLKLSTSLAREFGLMAKHFIRGYRSDDIHLLPFDGGYKPDIHEIEWVSDQDPWINRITQSIPQPHNIPLVDPESDFVDHMRYYMVVIEIGNDKFYFFRRYGRTKELTRSNNMLIRMMGDRYEKLVEPTFQFDDKFDAAYYNGYLYSFNKANFQYIFRYYIMLRQAAIHSLDTISALIPFANFEEFKACCLGHTQKQEKLRNILLRPYINHINMDDIKRTIEEHSLVVEVIMDGGQEKIVFDKSNKWAILHLLDDAYVKSSMARKNYRANSKTEQ